From a single candidate division WOR-3 bacterium genomic region:
- a CDS encoding T9SS type A sorting domain-containing protein translates to MKSIFFLMIFVFASVQADPPASFDLRNYGGINYVTSVKNQQGGTCWTHGAMASIEGNLLITGAWTAAGDTGEPNLAEYHLDWWNGFNQWNNDDIDPPTGSGLIVHEGGDYMVTTAYLSRGEGAVRDIDGQSYSSAPQRRLDTYRYYYPRQVWWLTAGENLENINAIKEAVMTYGVLGTCMCYNSSYISNYIHYQPPTSTEMPNHAVAIIGWDDNLSTQAPLPGAWLVKNSWGPSWGNDGFFWISYYDKYSCQEPQMGAVSFQHVEVMKYDTIYYHDYHGWRDTKTDCSEAFNVFVANGDHSITGVSFFAAADSAEYTIRIYESFDGSQLSGILAEETGICERKGFYTVDLDSAPSFLEGDTFYAYLSLSEGGQPYDRTSDVPVLLGASYRTVVQSSADPNESYYKEGGQWHDLYNWAGNPYPQTGNFCIKACAMEMGIKVTPDTDSKSQGLPGGPFSPDQFQYDITYNGSGQIDYTVGVSFNAYWLSVTGPVTGSLTNTDTASIIFSINSSANSLPVGAYRATIQFQNQTNQLGSTEREIILVVGANQTVYFWGFETNPGWNCDLQWAFGVPTGQGGQHGNPDPTSGYTGNNVYGYNLNGDYANNMTEKYLATNAIDLTGVYNTELRFYRWLGVEQSSYDHAKIQVKAGSGSWFTIWENPDSETADNAWNQFSYDISQVADDQSEVYLRWVMGTTDGGWVYCGWNIDDVEILGVSESSIEENPSAGYEGDFSFSLSNSFGRGTDIFYVLPSDGDVGIRVYDATGRVVAVLTESYKPAGCHSLSWAGTDGEGKFISNGVYFINIETRDNSATRKMILTR, encoded by the coding sequence ATGAAAAGTATCTTTTTTCTGATGATTTTTGTTTTCGCTTCAGTTCAGGCGGATCCGCCGGCCAGTTTCGATCTGAGAAACTATGGAGGGATAAATTATGTAACCTCGGTGAAAAATCAGCAGGGTGGAACATGCTGGACGCATGGTGCCATGGCTTCTATTGAAGGCAATCTGCTGATAACGGGAGCGTGGACAGCCGCAGGCGACACCGGCGAACCGAATCTCGCCGAGTATCACCTCGACTGGTGGAATGGTTTCAATCAGTGGAACAACGACGACATAGATCCTCCCACAGGAAGCGGACTGATTGTTCACGAAGGCGGAGACTACATGGTGACAACCGCTTATCTGAGCAGAGGAGAAGGTGCGGTCAGGGACATTGACGGACAGTCTTATTCATCAGCTCCCCAGAGAAGACTCGACACATACAGGTATTATTATCCGAGACAGGTTTGGTGGCTGACGGCGGGGGAAAATCTCGAGAACATAAACGCGATCAAAGAAGCTGTTATGACTTACGGCGTTCTGGGAACGTGTATGTGCTACAATTCGTCATACATTTCGAATTATATCCACTACCAGCCTCCGACGAGCACGGAAATGCCCAACCACGCTGTGGCCATAATCGGATGGGACGACAACTTGAGCACCCAGGCGCCTCTGCCGGGAGCGTGGCTCGTCAAAAACAGTTGGGGCCCGTCATGGGGAAACGACGGATTTTTCTGGATATCATATTACGACAAATACAGTTGCCAGGAACCTCAGATGGGCGCGGTTTCTTTTCAGCATGTGGAAGTGATGAAATACGACACGATATATTATCACGATTACCATGGCTGGAGAGACACCAAAACCGACTGTTCGGAAGCTTTTAACGTGTTTGTCGCGAACGGCGATCACTCAATAACCGGAGTGAGCTTTTTTGCAGCCGCAGACAGCGCTGAATACACAATAAGAATTTATGAAAGTTTTGACGGATCGCAGCTTTCGGGAATTCTCGCGGAAGAAACAGGAATTTGCGAAAGAAAAGGTTTTTACACAGTTGATCTCGATTCCGCACCGTCTTTTCTCGAAGGAGACACTTTTTATGCCTATCTCAGTCTTTCCGAGGGCGGGCAGCCGTACGACAGAACTTCAGACGTGCCTGTCCTTCTCGGAGCGAGTTACAGGACGGTTGTTCAGTCTTCGGCTGATCCGAATGAAAGTTATTACAAAGAGGGAGGGCAATGGCACGACCTCTATAACTGGGCTGGCAACCCCTATCCTCAGACCGGAAATTTCTGCATAAAAGCGTGTGCGATGGAAATGGGTATAAAAGTGACGCCGGATACAGATTCAAAATCACAGGGTCTTCCAGGAGGACCATTTTCTCCTGATCAATTCCAGTACGACATCACTTACAACGGTTCAGGTCAGATAGATTACACTGTCGGGGTAAGTTTCAATGCATACTGGCTTAGTGTCACGGGACCGGTTACAGGATCTCTGACAAACACCGACACCGCATCAATCATTTTTTCGATAAATTCGTCGGCGAACAGTCTTCCTGTCGGAGCTTACAGGGCGACGATTCAATTTCAAAATCAGACGAATCAGCTCGGTTCAACTGAGAGAGAAATAATACTCGTCGTAGGAGCAAATCAGACTGTTTATTTCTGGGGTTTTGAGACGAATCCGGGATGGAACTGCGACCTGCAATGGGCGTTCGGCGTTCCGACCGGCCAGGGAGGACAACACGGAAATCCCGACCCGACTTCAGGTTACACGGGCAACAATGTTTACGGATACAATCTAAACGGCGATTATGCAAACAACATGACTGAAAAATACCTGGCGACAAACGCCATTGACCTGACCGGCGTGTACAACACTGAGCTTAGATTTTACAGATGGCTCGGCGTCGAACAATCTTCATACGATCACGCGAAAATACAAGTCAAGGCAGGATCCGGAAGCTGGTTTACTATATGGGAGAATCCCGACAGCGAAACAGCAGACAACGCGTGGAATCAATTCAGCTACGACATATCACAGGTTGCCGACGATCAGAGCGAAGTTTACCTGAGATGGGTCATGGGTACGACAGACGGAGGATGGGTTTATTGCGGCTGGAACATTGACGATGTCGAGATACTCGGCGTCAGCGAATCTTCTATCGAAGAAAATCCCTCTGCCGGTTATGAGGGAGATTTTTCTTTCTCGCTGTCTAACTCATTTGGCAGAGGGACCGATATTTTCTACGTTTTACCTTCAGACGGCGACGTCGGAATAAGAGTTTACGACGCGACCGGAAGAGTGGTCGCTGTTTTGACTGAATCTTATAAACCCGCCGGTTGTCATTCTCTGTCATGGGCAGGAACTGACGGCGAAGGTAAGTTCATCTCGAACGGAGTTTATTTCATAAACATAGAAACTCGGGACAATTCAGCTACAAGAAAAATGATTTTGACAAGGTAA
- the uvsE gene encoding UV DNA damage repair endonuclease UvsE, with the protein MNIGYPCINRSIDCTSNSTFRLRNFTKENLIAKVENNICCLKKILGFNADKGLLFFRISSDLVPFASHPVMEFDWLNHFKDELKSLGSFIRKNRMRISMHPDQFTIINARDSKIVKRSIEELEYHCDLLDSLGLDSTAKIQIHVGGVYDDKTASKLRFAENYLELPEKIKKRLVIENDDRHYGLKDCMEIYDKIRVPVLFDVFHHEVCNSGEILSEALEKSAKTWSKKNGTPMIDYSSQKRGSRKGSHAETLEKNHFVKFLKDSDGFDFDLMLEIKDKEKSAIKALKLVNEKRR; encoded by the coding sequence ATGAATATAGGGTACCCTTGCATAAACCGAAGTATTGACTGTACTTCAAATTCAACTTTCAGACTTCGAAATTTCACAAAAGAAAATTTAATTGCAAAAGTAGAAAACAACATCTGTTGTCTGAAAAAAATATTGGGATTCAACGCTGATAAAGGATTGTTATTTTTCAGAATAAGTTCCGACTTGGTGCCTTTTGCATCGCATCCGGTCATGGAGTTTGACTGGCTCAATCATTTTAAAGACGAATTGAAAAGCTTGGGATCGTTTATAAGAAAGAACAGAATGAGAATTTCAATGCATCCCGACCAGTTCACTATAATAAACGCGAGAGACAGCAAAATTGTCAAAAGAAGCATCGAAGAACTCGAATATCACTGCGATTTGCTCGATTCGCTCGGTCTCGATTCTACGGCGAAGATACAGATTCACGTGGGAGGAGTCTATGACGATAAGACAGCTTCAAAATTGCGATTTGCCGAAAATTACTTAGAATTACCAGAAAAGATCAAAAAGCGTTTGGTAATCGAAAACGACGACAGACATTACGGATTGAAGGACTGTATGGAAATATACGACAAAATCCGAGTTCCAGTTCTTTTTGATGTGTTTCATCACGAGGTCTGCAACTCCGGCGAGATTCTTTCGGAAGCTCTTGAAAAATCCGCCAAAACATGGAGTAAGAAAAACGGCACCCCTATGATTGATTACAGTTCCCAGAAAAGAGGATCGAGAAAAGGGTCGCACGCTGAGACGCTTGAAAAGAATCATTTCGTCAAGTTTTTAAAGGACTCGGATGGATTCGATTTTGATCTCATGCTCGAGATAAAGGACAAGGAAAAAAGCGCCATAAAAGCTTTAAAACTTGTAAATGAAAAAAGGAGATAA
- a CDS encoding tryptophan-rich sensory protein: MNKTSFLKLAISIILPQLAGIIGSFFTMKNIPGWYAGLNKPSFNPPNWLFGPVWTTLYLMMGVSFFIVWAYHTRSSFYKPAITVFLIQLFLNLLWSFLFFGLKNPLAGLVEIFFLWTAILLTIILFFKISKTASILLIPYLLWVSFASVLNYFLYKLN, encoded by the coding sequence ATGAATAAAACCAGTTTTCTAAAACTCGCCATTTCGATAATTCTCCCTCAGCTCGCGGGTATAATCGGCTCTTTTTTCACGATGAAGAACATTCCCGGCTGGTATGCCGGACTTAACAAGCCTTCCTTCAATCCCCCAAACTGGTTGTTCGGACCGGTGTGGACTACTCTGTATCTGATGATGGGTGTTTCTTTTTTCATTGTATGGGCTTATCATACCCGAAGTTCATTTTACAAACCTGCGATTACAGTGTTTCTGATACAGCTCTTTTTGAACTTGCTTTGGTCTTTCCTTTTCTTTGGTCTGAAAAACCCTCTCGCGGGTCTTGTCGAAATATTTTTCCTTTGGACGGCCATTCTTTTGACTATCATCCTTTTTTTCAAAATCTCAAAAACAGCCTCAATTCTTCTGATTCCCTATTTACTGTGGGTCTCTTTCGCCTCGGTTTTGAATTACTTCTTGTATAAATTGAATTGA